Proteins from a genomic interval of Trifolium pratense cultivar HEN17-A07 linkage group LG6, ARS_RC_1.1, whole genome shotgun sequence:
- the LOC123891330 gene encoding LOB domain-containing protein 25-like, with translation MASSSSCYSNSPCAACKFLRRKCMPDCIFAPYFPPEEPQKFANVHKIFGASNVSKLLNEVQAHQREDAVNSLAYEAEARIKDPVYGCVGAISILQRQVIRLQKELDATNADLIRYSTCTDHILPNNQHQDHQATRIHEDGGGSSLGPPATFYYPSPWNNDPLGDGNFHTGGGDNI, from the coding sequence ATGGCATCTTCATCAAGCTGCTATTCAAATTCACCATGTGCTGCCTGCAAATTTTTGAGAAGGAAGTGCATGCCAGATTGCATATTTGCTCCATATTTTCCACCAGAAGAACCACAAAAATTTGCAAATGTGCACAAAATATTTGGTGCAAGTAATGTAAGTAAACTTTTGAATGAAGTTCAAGCACATCAAAGAGAAGATGCAGTGAATTCTCTTGCTTATGAAGCTGAAGCAAGAATTAAAGATCCTGTTTATGGTTGTGTTGGTGCTATTTCAATTCTTCAAAGACAAGTTATTAGACTCCAAAAGGAACTTGATGCTACAAATGCTGATTTGATTCGATATAGTACTTGCACCGATCATATATTGCCGAATAATCAACATCAAGATCACCAAGCTACAAGGATTCATGAAGATGGAGGAGGTTCTTCTCTTGGTCCTCCTGCAACTTTTTACTATCCTTCTCCTTGGAACAATGATCCACTTGGAGATGGTAATTTTCATACAGGAGGAGgtgataatatataa
- the LOC123891327 gene encoding protein ANTHESIS POMOTING FACTOR 1: MTTTTTSVSELDDVIIRSMSVGAVFSDFVGKIFSIDFHRKDDLLVTASEDDSVRLYDIANAKLLKTTYHKKHGTDQICFTHHPSSVICSSRYNLETTGESLRYLSMYDNRCLRYFKGHKQRVVSLCMSPINDSFMSGSVDHSVRLWDLRVNACQGILHVRGRPTVAYDQQGLVFAVAMEGGAIKLFDSRSYDKGPFDTFLVGGDTAEVCDIKFSNDGKSMLLSTTNNNIYVLDAYGGDKRCGFSLEPSHGTSIEATFTPDGKYVVAGSGGGTMHAWSIDRKNEVASWNSHIGVPWCLKWAPRRAMFAAASTVLTFWIPNNEPKAEYGGTDAEPGPQPQPLN; this comes from the exons ATGACGACGACGACGACATCAGTTTCAGAGCTTGATGACGTCATTATCCGGTCCATGTCCGTAGGAGCTGTTTTCTCCGACTTC GTTGGGAAGATATTTTCGATTGATTTCCATCGTAAAGATGATTTACTTGTCACAGCTAGTGAGGATGATTCAGTTCGATTATATGACATTGCTAATGCTAA GTTGTTGAAAACCACTTATCATAAGAAACATGGTACTGATCAAATATGCTTTACTCATCACCCGAGTTCTGTCATATGCTCTTCAAGATACAATTTGGAAACTACTGGAG AATCGTTGCGGTATTTATCAATGTACGATAACCGCTGCCTACGATACTTCAAAGGCCATAAACAGAG AGTTGTTTCTCTCTGCATGTCTCCTATCAATGATAGCTTCATGTCTGGTTCTGTAGACCACAGTGTTAGGTTATGGGATCTACGTGTAAATGCCTGCCAG GGAATCTTACATGTACGTGGTAGGCCTACTGTTGCCTATGACCAACAAGGTCTGGTCTTTGCTGTAGCAATGGAAGGGGGAGCTATTAAGTTGTTTGATTCACGTTCGTATGACAAG GGTCCCTTCGACACCTTTCTTGTAGGTGGTGATACAGCTGAGGTTTGTGATATTAAATTCAGCAATGATGGCAAATCAATGCTTCTGTCTACAACTAATAACAATATATATGTTCTTGATGCATATGGAGGAGATAAG CGCTGCGGGTTTAGTTTGGAACCATCTCATGGCACCTCAATAGAGGCTACATTTACCCCAGACGGGAAGTATGTAGTGGCAg GCTCAGGAGGCGGGACCATGCATGCTTGGAGTATTGACAGAAAAAATGAG GTAGCATCTTGGAACAGCCATATTGGTGTGCCTTGGTGTTTGAAATGGGCACCTCGCCGGGCCATGTTTGCCGCAGCCTCAACTGTTCTCACATTTTGGATACCAAACAACGAACCAAAAGCCGAGTATGGTGGCACAGACGCTGAACCGGGACCTCAGCCTCAACCACTTAACTGA
- the LOC123891329 gene encoding 2-hydroxyisoflavanone dehydratase-like yields the protein MASTTPNTPKTVTKEIVVPNMGPLIRIFSDGSVEKPQSPFVPPTLNDPNHSSKDIVISHNPTISSRIYLPKITNPSSKLPILVYFHGGAFIFESAFSQQYHGHLKKLASQANVIVVSIEYRLAPEYPLPTCYHDCWAALKWVSSHSNNTLDNAEPWLIEHGDFSKIFIGGDSAGANIAHNMAIQAGIELLPFDVKILGAIIIHPYLQSSYPIGSEPIVEPENNVAHKVWNLVYPNAPFGIDNPFINPLGEGAPSLEKLGCSKIIVFVAGKDMLRDRGIWYFESVKKSGWNGKLELFEEKDEDHVYHLFKPESESAKIFLERLVSFLQEIN from the coding sequence ATGGCTTCTACAACACCCAACACACCAAAAACTGTCACTAAAGAGATAGTAGTTCCCAACATGGGACCACTCATCCGTATCTTTAGTGACGGTTCAGTAGAAAAACCACAATCACCATTTGTTCCACCAACTCTCAATGACCCAAATCATTCATCAAAAGATATAGTAATCTCACACAACCCCACAATTTCATCTAGAATTTACCTTCCAAAAATCACAAACCCATCTTCCAAATTACCAATCTTGGTCTATTTTCACGGCGGCGCTTTCATCTTCGAATCCGCATTCTCTCAACAATACCATGGACATTTGAAGAAACTTGCATCACAAGCAAATGTTATAGTTGTTTCAATTGAGTATAGACTTGCTCCTGAGTATCCTCTCCCAACATGTTACCATGATTGTTGGGCTGCACTCAAATGGGTATCTTCTCATTCCAATAATACCCTCGACAATGCCGAACCATGGTTAATTGAACATGgtgattttagtaaaattttcaTTGGTGGTGATAGTGCCGGTGCTAACATTGCTCATAACATGGCAATTCAAGCTGGTATTGAATTGTTACCTTTTGATGTTAAAATATTAGGAGCTATTATAATTCATCCTTATCTTCAAAGCTCTTATCCGATTGGGTCAGAACCTATTGTTGAGCCTGAAAATAATGTTGCTCATAAGGTTTGGAATTTGGTGTATCCAAATGCACCTTTTGGAATTGATAACCCTTTTATTAATCCTTTAGGTGAAGGTGCACCTAGCTTGGAAAAACTTGGTTGTtctaaaattattgtttttgttgctGGAAAAGATATGTTAAGGGATAGAGGGATTTGGTATTTTGAAAGTGTGAAGAAAAGTGGTTGGAATGGAAAATTGGAATTGTTTGAAGAGAAAGATGAGGATCATGTTTATCATTTGTTTAAACCAGAATCTGAGAGTGCTAAGATATTTCTTGAGCGATTGGTAAGTTTTTTGCAGGAGATAAACTGA
- the LOC123891328 gene encoding oleosin Ara h 10.0101-like gives MSTTERTTPHQVLVHTTTQRYVDTITPQQRFESGVGGGRVTHNYSEKSPSASQVLAVITGFPVGLILLSLAGLSLLGTLTGLAVTTPLFILFSPVIVPATIIIGLAVAGFLTSGAFGLTALSSFSWVLNYIRETQGTVPEQLEYVKQGVADVAGYVGQKTKEAGQKTKEVGQEIQSKAQDAKRNSATTGTTGTTGATTTTTTTGATTITAAA, from the coding sequence ATGTCAACAACAGAACGTACAACACCACACCAAGTCTTAGTTCACACAACAACACAACGTTATGTCGACACTATTACCCCTCAACAGCGTTTTGAAAGTGGTGTTGGTGGTGGTAGAGTTACTCATAATTACTCAGAAAAATCTCCATCAGCCTCTCAAGTTCTTGCTGTCATTACAGGTTTTCCTGTAGGACTCATACTTCTTTCACTTGCTGGACTCTCACTGCTCGGGACTCTTACCGGTTTGGCAGTGACAACACCACTTTTCATCCTCTTCAGTCCTGTTATTGTTCCGGCCACCATTATCATTGGCTTGGCTGTTGCTGGCTTTTTGACTTCCGGTGCTTTCGGGCTGACGGCTCTTTCGTCGTTTTCATGGGTGCTGAATTACATCAGGGAGACTCAAGGGACTGTGCCAGAGCAACTTGAGTATGTGAAACAAGGTGTGGCTGATGTGGCAGGTTATGTAGGACAGAAGACAAAGGAGGCAGGACAGAAGACAAAGGAAGTTGGACAAGAGATACAGTCAAAGGCTCAGGATGCAAAGAGAAACTCAGCAACAACAGGAACAACAGGAACAACAggagcaacaacaacaacaacaacaacaggaGCAACAACAATTACAGCAGCAGCATAA
- the LOC123891325 gene encoding high affinity nitrate transporter 2.7: MEKHHKQSSHDSDEKTTEFRPFSPAVTPHMRTFHLSWLNLFSCFFTTFSIPPLLPIIRDDLNLTAADIGTAGSASFAGSILSRLLMGPICDLVGPRKASGILSLITAPIILITSIASTPGEFIVVRFLVGFSLATFVANQYWMSSMFSGTVVGSANAFAAGWANTGAGVTQLLMPLIYSSILYFPHVSSSTAWRLSFIVPAVFQAITGILVLAFGHDNKHKKQNQNHPRTTPLDSVNPKESHESALKVVFRGLGDYRGWILGLLYGFSFGVEMTTDNIIAEYFYDRFGVNLQSAGTIAACFGMTNFFSRPMGGFVSDKMGKRYGVRGRLWSLWIVQTVAGLLCVLLGRVNSLWSSIIVMCCFSVFVQAASGLIFGVVPFVSKRSLGVISGMTGSGGTIGAVVTQMLLFSGDKLSKQTSISLMGLMMILCTLPVTLIYFPQSGGIFCGPSADHDDDDEEENYSLLE; this comes from the exons ATGGAAAAACACCACAAACAATCCTCTCATGACAGTGACGAGAAAACAACCGAATTCCGACCATTCTCGCCGGCGGTAACACCTCATATGCGTACATTTCACCTATCATGGTTAAACCTCTTCTCATGCTTCTTCACCACCTTCTCTATCCCCCCTCTCCTCCCCATCATCCGCGATGACCTCAACCTCACAGCCGCGGACATAGGCACAGCTGGCTCCGCCTCTTTTGCCGGCTCCATCCTCTCCCGTCTCTTGATGGGCCCTATTTGTGACCTTGTAGGTCCTCGTAAAGCCTCGGGTATTCTTTCTCTCATAACCGCGCCCATCATCCTCATCACTTCCATCGCCTCAACTCCAGGTGAATTCATTGTCGTTCGCTTCCTTGTTGGCTTCTCTCTTGCCACTTTTGTTGCAAACCAATACTGGATGAGCTCCATGTTCTCTGGAACCGTTGTTGGCTCAGCCAACGCTTTCGCTGCTGGCTGGGCCAACACTGGTGCCGGAGTCACACAACTTCTTATGCCTCTAATTTACTCATCTATCTTATATTTCCCACATGTTTCATCCTCAACCGCCTGGCGGTTATCATTCATAGTTCCCGCCGTTTTTCAGGCCATTACAGGTATCTTAGTTCTAGCATTCGGCCACgacaacaaacacaaaaaacaaaatcaaaaccatCCTCGTACTACTCCTTTGGATTCAGTCAATCCAAAGGAGAGTCACGAGAGTGCATTGAAGGTAGTTTTTCGCGGGTTAGGCGATTATAGAGGATGGATATTGGGATTACTCTATGGATTCTCATTTGGGGTTGAAATGACAACAGATAACATAATAGCAGAATATTTTTATGACAGATTTGGGGTGAATCTACAAAGTGCAGGAACAATTGCAGCATGTTTTGGgatgacaaattttttttcaagaccAATGGGAGGGTTTGTTTCAGACAAAATGGGGAAGAGATATGGTGTGAGAGGGAGATTGTGGAGTTTGTGGATTGTGCAAACAGTGGCTGGGTTGCTTTGTGTGTTACTTGGACGAGTTAACTCGTTGTGGAGTTCTATTATTGTTATGTGTTGTTTTTCGGTTTTTGTTCAAGCTGCTTCTGGCCTCATATTTGGTGTGGTCCCTTTTGTTTCTAAAAG ATCACTAGGCGTAATATCAGGAATGACAGGGAGTGGTGGAACTATAGGAGCTGTTGTGACTCAAATGCTCTTGTTCTCAGGTGATAAATTATCAAAGCAAACAAGCATATCATTAATGGGCCTAATGATGATATTATGTACTCTTCCTGTAACCTTGATCTACTTCCCTCAATCTGGTGGCATCTTTTGTGGTCCTTCTGCagatcatgatgatgatgatgaagaagaaaattatAGCTTGTTGGAGTAG